The following proteins are co-located in the Brevibacillus laterosporus DSM 25 genome:
- a CDS encoding HK97 gp10 family phage protein: MAGSFDMGGFERLAKAFQKANDERVIERFIREFLMEMAYRAERKIKKRTIVGPTGDLKKSWRVGKIEKHGNNYMVEIFSNLDYASFVEYGFRSHWVPGRWEGNQFVYDPAAKTGMQVGEKGGWVEGRFMMTISMKEIEKELPRYLEKRQAELINDIMNGRPVRRGDSN; encoded by the coding sequence ATGGCAGGAAGCTTTGATATGGGGGGTTTTGAGCGTTTGGCAAAGGCTTTTCAAAAGGCGAATGATGAACGGGTAATAGAACGATTCATCCGAGAATTTCTTATGGAAATGGCGTATAGAGCTGAACGGAAGATAAAAAAACGCACAATAGTTGGGCCTACTGGTGATTTGAAAAAAAGCTGGAGAGTAGGGAAGATTGAAAAGCATGGTAATAATTATATGGTTGAAATCTTTTCTAACCTTGATTATGCATCATTCGTGGAATATGGTTTTCGCTCACACTGGGTACCTGGTAGATGGGAAGGTAACCAATTTGTCTATGATCCAGCAGCCAAGACTGGAATGCAGGTTGGTGAAAAAGGCGGATGGGTAGAAGGTCGATTCATGATGACCATTTCCATGAAAGAGATTGAAAAAGAGTTACCACGCTATCTTGAAAAACGCCAAGCTGAGTTAATAAACGACATCATGAATGGACGGCCAGTTAGAAGAGGTGATTCCAATTGA
- a CDS encoding phage scaffolding protein, which yields MDWLKKLLQELGAPEERIEKITGSVEENYKGYVPKHRFDEINDTKKELEGQIKDRDKQLTELKKNTGDNEDLKKQIETLQAENKTKGEEYETKLKDMQVSTAIKLALTGEAHDPDLIASLLDKSKIEINEDGTLKGGLDDQVKALRESKAFLFVEKQERESKTTFKGATPVDGSGRQTDRTTNSVGANFAKQANQAGKPSENNIWG from the coding sequence ATGGATTGGTTGAAAAAGTTGCTTCAAGAGTTAGGTGCTCCAGAGGAACGTATCGAGAAGATTACAGGGAGTGTAGAGGAAAATTACAAGGGATATGTACCAAAACATCGGTTTGATGAGATCAACGATACTAAGAAAGAATTAGAAGGCCAGATCAAGGATCGTGACAAGCAACTTACAGAACTGAAGAAGAACACAGGTGACAATGAGGACTTGAAGAAGCAGATTGAGACGTTGCAAGCAGAGAATAAGACGAAAGGGGAAGAATACGAAACTAAACTCAAGGATATGCAGGTGTCTACGGCTATCAAGCTGGCTCTTACAGGAGAAGCACACGACCCTGACCTAATTGCTAGTTTATTGGACAAATCAAAAATTGAGATCAATGAAGATGGAACCTTAAAAGGCGGTCTTGATGATCAAGTTAAGGCGTTGCGTGAGAGCAAGGCTTTTTTGTTTGTCGAAAAACAGGAAAGGGAATCCAAAACGACTTTCAAAGGAGCTACACCAGTAGACGGTAGTGGTCGACAAACAGACCGTACTACAAATAGCGTTGGAGCCAATTTTGCTAAACAAGCGAACCAAGCTGGCAAACCATCAGAAAACAATATTTGGGGTTAG
- a CDS encoding minor capsid protein, which produces MKKCKQPPRNYWQKRSEQVAQMSFDEADKYAEQLRKEYDRAIASIKREIEVFYQRFANNNEIDLADARKLLTGSEMKEFKMTLEEFTARAKGNLDGRWTKELNNVYYKTRVSRLEALLVQIRQSVEELTAKQERGTKGLLMSNYTDTYYRTVFEIQKGTGVGVSFARVDKESLEKTLQINWKDGNYSERIWSNRDKLLSEVQTLLSQSFIRGDSSDKTAKALSERMNVSYSHAARIMRTESSYITHQATMDGYKASGVVRKYEILASLDGRTSRICRSLDGKVFKLSEQEVGVTYPPFHPNCRTTVVPYFEDEIDVGERIARDNKGNVYYVPADMTYGQWEEKYVA; this is translated from the coding sequence ATGAAAAAGTGTAAACAGCCACCACGTAACTATTGGCAAAAGCGTAGTGAGCAGGTAGCACAGATGTCCTTTGATGAGGCTGACAAATATGCCGAGCAACTTAGAAAAGAGTATGACCGAGCTATAGCAAGTATTAAGCGAGAGATTGAGGTATTCTATCAACGCTTTGCAAACAACAATGAAATTGATCTAGCAGATGCCCGTAAATTACTTACAGGTAGTGAAATGAAAGAGTTCAAAATGACGCTAGAAGAGTTTACAGCAAGAGCTAAGGGAAACTTAGATGGTCGTTGGACAAAGGAACTAAATAACGTCTACTACAAAACTCGTGTAAGCCGTTTAGAGGCACTTTTAGTTCAGATAAGGCAATCAGTCGAGGAGTTGACTGCAAAGCAAGAGAGGGGTACCAAAGGACTCCTGATGAGCAACTACACGGACACTTATTATCGAACTGTATTCGAGATTCAAAAAGGTACAGGTGTAGGTGTTTCTTTTGCTCGAGTGGACAAAGAATCACTAGAGAAAACGCTACAAATAAATTGGAAAGATGGCAACTACAGCGAACGTATCTGGAGCAATCGAGATAAATTGCTATCTGAGGTTCAAACACTGCTTTCTCAATCGTTCATCCGTGGAGATAGTTCCGATAAAACAGCAAAAGCATTGTCAGAACGAATGAACGTTTCCTATTCCCATGCAGCAAGAATTATGAGAACCGAGAGCAGCTATATCACCCATCAAGCTACTATGGATGGTTATAAGGCAAGTGGAGTGGTTAGAAAGTATGAGATTTTAGCCTCTTTAGATGGGAGAACAAGTAGAATTTGCCGGAGTCTTGATGGAAAAGTGTTCAAACTGAGTGAACAAGAGGTTGGGGTTACTTACCCCCCGTTCCATCCGAACTGTCGAACAACTGTTGTTCCTTACTTTGAGGATGAAATTGACGTAGGTGAACGTATCGCAAGAGATAACAAAGGCAATGTGTATTATGTTCCTGCTGATATGACATATGGACAGTGGGAAGAAAAATACGTTGCATAA
- a CDS encoding phage portal protein produces the protein MIFTETDRINKIIADGAKSGMTLEEFIQREVDEWEASEVRELMIKGDKYYRGDSEILNRKREVIGDGGKVEDKNLANNKLVHNFARKLADQKVGYLLSKPMSVQTNNDRYQTLLGDYIGKAFLRTLKNVGKESINKGKAWLQVYYNEAGELSFKRIPSEEVIPMWKDSAHTELDAVIRVYEVETYKGREKKTIKKVEYWDTQGVKRYVHDGQLIPDVEIGDEGSHFAVMDVAGKEQGLNWERVPFICFKYNDEEIPLIKFIQSLINDYDYRKSDNANNLEDMPNSIYVLKDYDGTNLGEFRYNLAAYRAVKVTGEGGVDTISLPIDTEAFKTHVEMNRKDIYEFGRGVDTQASNFGNDPSGIALKFLYADLDMDANMIETEFQASMEHLRWFIDQHIVNTTQQDFSNETVEFIFNRDILINETDAITNAKDSVGIISDETIVANHPWTTNAQDEIARKKKEREDMVSQSDPYAGFDPKEEPE, from the coding sequence ATGATTTTCACCGAAACAGATCGGATTAACAAAATAATTGCCGATGGAGCTAAGTCAGGCATGACATTAGAAGAGTTTATCCAACGTGAAGTTGATGAATGGGAAGCATCAGAAGTCCGTGAGCTTATGATCAAGGGCGATAAATACTATCGCGGTGACAGTGAGATTTTAAACAGGAAACGTGAAGTAATTGGCGATGGTGGTAAGGTAGAAGATAAGAACCTAGCTAACAATAAGCTTGTACACAACTTCGCAAGGAAACTAGCAGATCAAAAGGTTGGCTATCTGCTTTCTAAACCTATGAGTGTACAAACGAATAACGACAGATACCAAACCTTGCTAGGTGATTACATCGGCAAGGCTTTTTTGCGCACTCTCAAAAACGTTGGTAAGGAATCAATCAACAAGGGAAAAGCGTGGCTCCAGGTCTATTACAACGAGGCAGGAGAGTTATCATTCAAACGTATTCCTAGTGAAGAAGTCATTCCTATGTGGAAAGATAGCGCACACACTGAGTTGGACGCTGTTATCCGTGTATACGAGGTTGAAACGTATAAGGGTAGAGAGAAGAAGACTATCAAAAAAGTTGAATACTGGGACACTCAGGGTGTTAAACGCTATGTGCATGATGGACAACTCATACCAGATGTAGAAATAGGTGACGAAGGTAGTCATTTTGCTGTTATGGATGTAGCAGGCAAGGAACAAGGCCTGAACTGGGAGCGAGTACCGTTCATCTGCTTCAAGTATAACGATGAGGAAATACCTTTAATCAAGTTTATTCAATCGCTCATTAACGACTATGACTATCGTAAATCGGATAACGCTAACAACTTAGAAGATATGCCGAACAGTATTTATGTGTTAAAAGACTATGATGGTACCAACTTAGGAGAGTTCCGATACAATCTAGCTGCTTACCGCGCCGTTAAAGTAACAGGAGAAGGTGGAGTAGATACCATTAGCTTGCCGATTGATACAGAAGCCTTTAAAACTCATGTAGAGATGAACAGAAAGGATATCTATGAGTTCGGACGTGGGGTTGATACGCAGGCTAGTAACTTTGGAAATGACCCTTCAGGTATCGCATTAAAGTTTCTTTATGCTGATTTGGATATGGATGCCAACATGATTGAAACAGAGTTCCAAGCTTCAATGGAGCATCTACGCTGGTTCATTGATCAACACATAGTTAACACAACTCAACAAGATTTTAGCAATGAAACAGTTGAGTTTATTTTCAACCGAGACATTTTAATCAACGAAACGGATGCGATTACAAATGCAAAGGATAGTGTGGGCATCATATCTGACGAGACAATTGTCGCTAACCACCCGTGGACAACCAATGCACAAGACGAGATTGCGAGGAAAAAGAAAGAGCGTGAGGACATGGTTTCACAATCAGATCCATACGCTGGTTTCGATCCTAAGGAAGAGCCTGAATGA
- a CDS encoding phage head-tail connector protein translates to MNDDVLALIKLRMNLSNDNLDLLIKSYIHEIEKRILHYCHISEVPEALQFVWASMVIDALRIEQATVSEVDAATAISESIKIGDTSNSPGKSEGVTSTSKNVIESVVLNYRVDLNRYRKLVW, encoded by the coding sequence ATGAATGATGATGTACTAGCTCTAATAAAACTTAGAATGAACCTATCGAACGATAATCTTGATTTACTGATTAAATCTTATATCCATGAGATAGAAAAGCGTATTCTTCATTACTGTCACATTTCTGAGGTACCAGAAGCTCTACAGTTTGTATGGGCTTCTATGGTCATTGACGCATTGAGGATTGAACAAGCAACAGTCAGTGAAGTGGATGCCGCAACTGCTATTAGTGAGTCAATCAAGATTGGCGATACTTCAAACTCTCCAGGTAAAAGTGAGGGGGTAACAAGTACCTCAAAAAATGTAATAGAGTCAGTAGTTTTAAATTATCGAGTGGATCTGAACCGATATCGAAAGTTGGTGTGGTAA
- a CDS encoding phage tail terminator family protein, with protein sequence MDGQLEEVIPIEITINDVRNAVMSAIKKAYPTAKVYGEQLPQGFKEPCFFVLMLEGSQDKELDRRYKRFHPFDIHYFTSSNSERYEIAERLIEVLELIDLKGKPIRGIKMRHTIVDDVLHFFVDYNFHVVRPKPTVPKMQRNWIERGLKYE encoded by the coding sequence ATGGACGGCCAGTTAGAAGAGGTGATTCCAATTGAAATAACGATTAATGATGTCCGCAACGCTGTTATGTCAGCAATCAAAAAAGCGTACCCAACAGCTAAAGTATACGGAGAACAACTACCACAAGGTTTTAAGGAGCCTTGTTTTTTTGTACTCATGTTAGAAGGTAGTCAGGATAAAGAGCTAGACAGGCGTTACAAGCGTTTTCACCCGTTTGACATCCATTACTTTACCTCATCTAATTCAGAGCGCTACGAGATCGCTGAGAGGCTGATAGAGGTATTGGAATTGATTGATCTAAAAGGCAAGCCCATTCGAGGGATTAAGATGCGACACACGATTGTAGATGATGTGTTGCATTTTTTTGTTGATTACAACTTTCATGTTGTACGCCCAAAACCTACGGTTCCTAAGATGCAAAGGAACTGGATTGAAAGGGGGTTAAAGTATGAGTAA
- a CDS encoding prealbumin-like fold domain-containing protein, with amino-acid sequence MKLFKSTAVAMALVAGLSTFSVGVSASENQQVKPKSVSLQTASTQELRMSYELSRLMRETKTKEFWVGSTTDVTFTLLQWRGDGKRDGYPKVTYKLMNPNGEVSVKEVYGQITIEGDFKITFPNLPPGSYYIHIINNSDFPIHGFGYVEY; translated from the coding sequence GTGAAACTATTCAAATCTACAGCAGTAGCTATGGCTCTAGTAGCTGGATTATCGACTTTTTCTGTTGGCGTGTCAGCAAGTGAAAATCAGCAGGTTAAACCTAAGAGCGTTAGTCTTCAAACTGCATCAACACAAGAATTAAGAATGAGTTATGAGTTGAGCCGTCTTATGAGGGAAACAAAAACAAAAGAATTTTGGGTGGGCTCAACAACTGATGTTACTTTTACACTTCTTCAATGGAGGGGGGATGGCAAGAGAGATGGGTACCCCAAGGTGACATACAAGCTTATGAATCCTAATGGAGAAGTATCCGTTAAGGAGGTATATGGTCAAATTACAATTGAAGGAGATTTTAAGATAACATTTCCCAATCTTCCTCCTGGGAGTTACTATATCCATATTATAAACAACTCTGATTTTCCGATTCACGGTTTTGGATATGTTGAATATTAA
- a CDS encoding major capsid protein, whose product MANVLELFNQRDILNYLQNREYPALLGETLFPEVKRQSLEFDQIKGAGKIPVVASVHAFDSEAEIGSREASKQALELALIKRKLPLKEKDIIALESPRNTAEQQYLMQEVFNDIDVLVQGVKARVEAMRMEVLAKGTVTLTENNLNGVIKYGVPSEHKEALAGDNVWTNANSDPIGDLERWSDTLDTKPTRALTSRAILNALLRHPKIIGALYGRDSMRVPTRADLNAFMTQHELPVIATYDQVYRKQKADGTYERLRYFPNNSFVMFGDGMLGETIYGPTAEEIRLTRDPSIQISTIGNVLAMVYEEGRDPVSTWTKAVATALPSFPAADEVFQAQPITG is encoded by the coding sequence ATGGCAAATGTACTTGAATTATTTAATCAACGCGATATTCTGAATTACCTTCAAAATCGAGAGTATCCAGCCTTACTAGGTGAAACGCTCTTTCCAGAAGTGAAACGTCAAAGTTTGGAGTTTGATCAGATCAAAGGAGCAGGGAAAATCCCAGTTGTAGCAAGTGTGCATGCGTTTGATTCTGAGGCTGAAATTGGTAGCCGTGAAGCAAGTAAACAGGCGTTAGAACTTGCGCTAATTAAACGTAAGCTACCGTTAAAAGAAAAAGACATCATTGCATTGGAAAGCCCACGTAATACCGCCGAGCAACAATACTTGATGCAAGAGGTTTTCAACGACATTGATGTTTTAGTACAAGGTGTAAAAGCCAGAGTTGAAGCTATGCGAATGGAGGTTTTAGCGAAAGGCACAGTTACACTTACAGAGAACAACCTCAACGGAGTAATAAAGTACGGGGTACCATCGGAACACAAGGAAGCTTTAGCAGGTGACAACGTGTGGACAAATGCTAACAGCGATCCAATCGGTGACTTAGAACGTTGGTCAGATACTTTAGATACGAAACCAACTCGCGCTTTAACATCTCGTGCCATATTGAATGCTTTATTGCGTCATCCGAAGATCATTGGTGCGCTATATGGACGTGACTCTATGCGCGTACCAACACGGGCAGACCTGAATGCATTCATGACTCAACACGAACTTCCGGTTATTGCTACGTATGACCAAGTTTACCGAAAACAAAAAGCCGATGGCACATATGAGCGCTTGCGTTACTTCCCGAACAACAGTTTTGTTATGTTTGGTGATGGCATGCTTGGTGAAACGATTTATGGTCCAACAGCAGAAGAGATTCGCCTTACCCGTGATCCTAGTATACAAATCAGCACCATCGGCAATGTCTTAGCGATGGTTTATGAAGAAGGACGTGACCCTGTGAGCACTTGGACAAAAGCTGTTGCAACTGCTTTACCTTCATTTCCTGCTGCTGATGAGGTGTTCCAAGCACAACCAATTACAGGATAA
- the terS gene encoding phage terminase small subunit → MAKARSPNRDKALELWFESGGNISNRELADQLGEKEKTISNWKSRDKWNVVLQSGQCSTTMKSESNAGAPEGNKNAVGNRGGSAPKGNSNAVTHGFFRKYFPEETADIMLEIETKSSIDMLWENIVIQYTAIVRAQRIMFVRDQDDETRVLKKDKPGMFGTEEEWEYQHAWDKQAAFLNAQSRAMTTLQGLIKRYEEMLNSSLATEEQRLRVEKLKGEIAVLEQKTSKDDDKPIEILIKRKGEG, encoded by the coding sequence ATGGCAAAAGCAAGAAGTCCAAACCGCGACAAAGCCTTGGAGTTATGGTTCGAAAGTGGCGGAAACATTAGCAATCGAGAGCTTGCTGACCAACTAGGCGAAAAAGAAAAAACAATAAGCAACTGGAAAAGCCGAGACAAATGGAATGTAGTACTACAATCAGGTCAATGTAGTACTACAATGAAAAGTGAGTCAAATGCTGGAGCGCCAGAGGGAAATAAAAACGCCGTAGGCAATCGTGGAGGATCAGCTCCAAAAGGAAATAGCAACGCTGTAACCCACGGCTTCTTCCGTAAATACTTCCCAGAAGAAACAGCAGATATCATGCTGGAGATAGAAACCAAGTCTTCTATCGACATGCTTTGGGAAAACATCGTTATCCAGTACACAGCGATTGTGAGAGCGCAACGTATTATGTTTGTACGAGATCAGGACGATGAGACAAGAGTTTTAAAGAAAGATAAGCCAGGTATGTTTGGAACAGAAGAAGAATGGGAGTATCAACATGCCTGGGATAAACAGGCTGCATTCCTAAACGCCCAATCAAGGGCTATGACAACTCTACAAGGCTTGATTAAACGGTATGAAGAGATGCTTAACAGTTCACTGGCGACCGAAGAACAACGCTTGCGTGTTGAGAAGTTGAAAGGTGAAATAGCTGTTCTGGAACAAAAGACTTCTAAAGATGATGATAAACCTATTGAAATCCTCATCAAGCGAAAGGGTGAGGGTTAA
- a CDS encoding PBSX family phage terminase large subunit, which produces MVEKEVNPHFEDFLFDWDYKFYFLVGGYGSSKSYHVALKLILKLLDEKRTALVVREVYDTHRDSTYSLLEEIVGDLGLEGKVKPMSSPMQVKFPNGSKIIFKGMDKPVKLKSINNISIIWIEECSEVKYEGFKELTGRMRHPTLPLHMLLSTNPVSTANWCYKYFFKDAKKKYFILDDQDLYRDRILMIKNTYYHHSTADDNLFLPASYIEQLEELKIHDPDLYRVARKGQFGVNGVVVFPQFQSRPHGEVMQAIERIRRPIMRAGMDFGFQTSYNALLRLAVDHGEKILYIYWEYYKNKMTDDKTAEEIDEFRRSGELIKADSAEPKTISFFRQKGFNMRAAKKFQGSREQYTKKIKRFKKIVCSDQCPNTIEELKELTFAVDKQGELLEDEFTIDPHTLSAIWYALDDYEVSDLKGGSVSFD; this is translated from the coding sequence ATGGTAGAAAAAGAGGTTAATCCACACTTTGAAGATTTTCTGTTTGATTGGGATTATAAGTTTTACTTTCTTGTAGGCGGCTATGGATCGTCAAAGAGCTATCATGTTGCTTTAAAATTGATACTCAAATTGTTGGACGAGAAACGGACTGCCTTAGTAGTTCGGGAAGTATACGACACTCATCGAGATTCCACATATTCGCTATTGGAAGAGATCGTTGGGGATTTGGGGTTAGAGGGTAAAGTAAAGCCGATGAGTTCCCCGATGCAAGTTAAATTCCCGAATGGTAGTAAGATAATATTCAAGGGAATGGATAAACCAGTTAAACTGAAGTCGATTAACAATATTTCAATCATTTGGATAGAGGAGTGCTCAGAGGTCAAGTATGAAGGTTTTAAAGAATTGACTGGACGTATGCGCCATCCAACTCTTCCGCTGCATATGTTGTTATCTACTAATCCAGTGAGTACAGCGAATTGGTGCTATAAGTATTTTTTCAAAGATGCCAAGAAAAAGTATTTTATACTTGATGACCAGGATTTGTACAGAGATCGTATTCTCATGATAAAAAACACGTATTATCATCACTCAACTGCTGATGATAACTTATTTCTGCCAGCCAGTTATATTGAACAGCTAGAAGAGTTAAAAATACATGACCCTGATTTGTACAGAGTCGCTCGTAAAGGACAGTTTGGAGTTAACGGTGTAGTTGTATTCCCTCAGTTCCAATCACGTCCACACGGCGAAGTTATGCAAGCTATAGAGAGGATCAGAAGACCGATTATGCGTGCAGGGATGGACTTTGGATTTCAAACATCCTACAATGCCCTGCTACGGCTTGCAGTGGATCATGGAGAGAAGATTCTTTATATCTACTGGGAGTATTACAAAAATAAAATGACAGATGATAAGACAGCAGAGGAAATAGATGAGTTTAGACGTTCTGGTGAGCTTATCAAGGCTGATAGCGCCGAGCCAAAAACCATTAGTTTCTTCCGTCAAAAAGGGTTCAACATGAGGGCAGCTAAAAAGTTCCAAGGCTCCCGTGAACAGTACACAAAGAAGATCAAACGTTTTAAAAAGATCGTTTGTTCTGATCAATGCCCAAACACCATAGAGGAATTGAAGGAGCTAACATTTGCAGTCGATAAACAAGGGGAACTACTTGAAGATGAGTTCACGATTGACCCTCATACGTTATCGGCTATTTGGTATGCGCTAGATGATTACGAGGTATCAGACTTAAAAGGTGGATCGGTTTCATTTGACTAG